A part of Lactobacillus sp. ESL0700 genomic DNA contains:
- a CDS encoding sugar-binding domain-containing protein: MYSEFPVLEALVPDILKVFRQRYLVLEQISLNAPIGRRSVAQALGLSERNVRTETEYLRDLGLIEIKSFGMFMTEKGKKTLQDAAPLIDRHFNARKTEIELAHKLGIERTIIVPGDSDLQERVYERMGEELSSALNLLLPLGKSIITVLGGVALAKSAKYLSKNLSDNRQLEFVPGRGALGENVAIQSNTIVQEMAVKTGGKYKTLYLPEQISTQAYKSLIRESTFADVLEDIAKSDVVIHGIGLAHDMARRRGYDSIRLSELREKKVVTECFGCFFDGQGKIVDRVQQVGLQFENLNKIPHIFAFACGSRKAQAIKAYMPNAPHQTWLITDEGASDKILKGI, translated from the coding sequence ATGTACTCGGAATTCCCGGTGCTTGAAGCTCTCGTTCCTGATATCTTAAAAGTGTTTCGACAGAGGTATCTTGTCCTTGAGCAGATTTCGCTTAATGCACCGATTGGTCGCAGGAGCGTAGCGCAAGCTTTAGGACTTTCCGAAAGAAACGTGCGAACAGAAACGGAGTATCTTCGTGATCTTGGTTTGATTGAAATCAAGAGTTTTGGCATGTTTATGACGGAAAAAGGCAAGAAGACCTTGCAGGATGCAGCTCCCTTGATTGATCGGCATTTCAATGCCCGCAAGACAGAGATTGAGTTAGCGCACAAGTTGGGGATTGAACGGACGATTATTGTTCCGGGCGATAGCGACTTGCAGGAACGAGTTTATGAGCGCATGGGCGAAGAACTTAGTTCGGCGTTAAATCTGCTTTTGCCGTTGGGCAAGTCAATCATTACCGTTTTAGGTGGTGTTGCTCTTGCAAAGTCTGCGAAGTATTTGTCGAAGAACCTGAGCGATAATCGGCAGTTGGAATTTGTCCCGGGGCGCGGAGCCTTGGGCGAGAATGTTGCGATTCAAAGTAACACTATTGTTCAAGAAATGGCCGTTAAAACCGGCGGTAAGTATAAGACTTTATACTTACCTGAACAAATTTCAACTCAAGCTTACAAGTCACTCATTAGAGAGTCGACCTTTGCTGATGTTTTAGAAGACATTGCCAAAAGCGATGTCGTCATTCATGGCATTGGCTTAGCTCACGATATGGCTCGGCGCAGAGGTTACGATTCAATTCGTTTATCCGAATTGCGCGAGAAAAAGGTGGTCACCGAATGTTTCGGGTGTTTCTTCGATGGCCAAGGAAAGATTGTCGACCGCGTGCAACAGGTTGGCTTGCAGTTCGAGAATCTAAATAAAATCCCGCACATATTTGCCTTTGCTTGCGGCAGCCGTAAGGCTCAAGCAATCAAAGCTTATATGCCTA
- a CDS encoding SH3-like domain-containing protein, whose amino-acid sequence MKKRQVGKSLLTSAIIATSLFACGNYRSVTAKSYKKAVTKVAGSGNYTIYHHASKKGPAGAFTSTKYFKHANLQAKKSVATKKGKFWQIIVDGRTVGWVNQNFFARNKIAVAKKVSLVENSNYEFETRDAISVAADSQGTAINPSKVKASPAKIDTSKPGTTTVHFQYGSAKASVDVTVRDDSDEGVAHADQTPQSGPTAVSTWKGSSKSSSRNWNAKHHYGFETKSNTFKAGNLTLRTQLYQPRFVSLDYNKAADKMGQVGVIPEGITVKGNNFTVAVFNNSSDLKGHLVSYDLDHINKYRAQNLPGLGWSTFKKYAARIKVSPYIKLGHGQSLGSSSKYLYVMANNNKAGNSKASEEILQIRKSDMKINQIWSFKIWNGSSARYIHNATFNGDNTMYCLFHNASNGRYEYWKVTRSGDTWTPVEVGATQSNFIGNGSPVQGFTYDSGRQQFYIGFNDYLFRVGEDGTYKGKNHLHVKREIEGLSVSGSKLYVEFAQRGELTVGKAK is encoded by the coding sequence ATGAAAAAGAGACAAGTTGGGAAAAGTTTACTTACTAGTGCAATTATTGCAACTAGCTTATTTGCATGTGGTAATTATCGCTCGGTAACCGCCAAAAGTTACAAAAAAGCGGTGACGAAAGTTGCGGGGAGTGGCAACTACACGATTTATCATCATGCTTCCAAAAAGGGACCAGCTGGTGCATTTACCTCAACTAAGTATTTTAAACATGCCAATTTGCAGGCAAAAAAGTCAGTAGCAACTAAAAAGGGTAAGTTTTGGCAAATTATTGTTGACGGTCGCACTGTCGGTTGGGTCAACCAGAACTTTTTTGCTAGAAACAAGATTGCAGTTGCTAAAAAAGTTAGCTTGGTTGAAAACAGCAATTATGAGTTTGAAACGCGGGATGCGATCAGCGTGGCGGCAGACAGCCAGGGAACAGCAATTAATCCTAGCAAGGTTAAGGCTTCACCAGCTAAAATTGATACGAGTAAGCCAGGAACAACCACCGTTCATTTTCAATATGGCAGTGCCAAGGCTAGCGTCGATGTCACAGTGCGTGATGATTCAGATGAAGGGGTTGCACACGCTGACCAAACGCCGCAGAGTGGGCCAACGGCAGTGTCAACTTGGAAGGGTAGTTCTAAGTCGTCATCACGCAATTGGAATGCCAAGCACCATTATGGCTTTGAAACAAAGTCGAACACGTTTAAGGCCGGGAATTTAACGCTGAGGACCCAGCTTTACCAACCGCGTTTTGTCAGTTTGGACTACAATAAGGCAGCAGATAAGATGGGACAAGTAGGGGTAATTCCTGAAGGAATTACTGTCAAAGGCAATAACTTTACGGTTGCAGTTTTCAATAATAGCAGTGATTTAAAAGGACATTTAGTGTCTTATGATTTAGATCATATTAATAAATACCGCGCGCAAAATTTGCCTGGATTAGGCTGGTCAACTTTTAAAAAGTACGCAGCACGTATTAAGGTTAGTCCTTACATTAAATTGGGTCATGGTCAATCACTGGGGTCTTCCAGTAAGTACCTTTATGTGATGGCAAATAACAACAAGGCAGGTAACTCGAAAGCTTCCGAAGAAATTTTGCAAATTCGCAAGTCAGATATGAAGATTAATCAGATTTGGTCATTCAAAATTTGGAACGGCTCATCAGCTCGTTACATTCATAATGCAACTTTTAACGGTGACAACACAATGTATTGCTTGTTCCACAATGCAAGTAACGGCCGCTATGAATACTGGAAGGTAACTAGAAGCGGCGACACTTGGACACCAGTTGAAGTTGGTGCAACGCAAAGCAACTTTATTGGCAATGGTTCACCGGTTCAAGGCTTTACCTATGATAGTGGACGTCAGCAATTCTATATTGGCTTTAACGATTACCTGTTCCGCGTTGGTGAAGATGGAACTTATAAGGGCAAAAACCATTTGCATGTTAAACGGGAAATTGAAGGCTTGTCGGTTTCCGGAAGCAAGCTTTACGTTGAATTTGCGCAACGTGGCGAGTTAACGGTTGGAAAAGCAAAATAA
- a CDS encoding amino acid permease — protein sequence MTETHDNSKKMLWTTLATMAFSIVWSFGNVVNGFVYFDGTHVIFSWIMIFLLFFIPYALMVGELGSVFKDSEGGVASWVNATMGPKWAYYAGWTFWAVHIVYISSKGTGGLRGMAWGIFGNTNWYDSVPTAWTQLATLAVFLFFCWVASRGVPVIKTLSTIAGTSMFVMSILFIIMMFAAPVINPHAGYLNINWNWKNFMPTFNMKYFTSLSILVFAVGGAEKISPYVNNLKDPSRNFPKAMIGLAVMVMVSAILGTIAMAMMFDPKIVSSHLNEYISNGPYMAFNKLGQYYHVGGLFMYIYAWCNVIGQFSTLVISIDAPLRMLLGSKEAKDFIPNKLLKLNKHGAYINGIWLIVILSGGLIVLQALMPNAQAVMAQLVKLNSIIMPVRYLWVFVAYVALRKQYKKFITDSTYQMTTHQGLAFTAGIWCFAVTTACCILGMYSPDPFTLTLNIATPIVLFLLGLILPTIKRHQDAKM from the coding sequence ATGACTGAAACACACGATAATTCCAAGAAAATGTTGTGGACAACCTTAGCAACAATGGCCTTCTCCATCGTTTGGAGCTTCGGGAACGTTGTTAACGGCTTTGTCTACTTCGATGGAACCCACGTTATCTTTAGCTGGATTATGATCTTCCTGCTATTCTTTATTCCCTATGCCTTGATGGTTGGTGAACTCGGTTCCGTTTTCAAAGATTCTGAGGGTGGTGTTGCCTCCTGGGTTAACGCAACAATGGGACCAAAATGGGCCTACTATGCTGGCTGGACCTTTTGGGCTGTCCACATCGTTTATATTTCTAGTAAAGGTACGGGTGGCCTAAGAGGAATGGCTTGGGGTATCTTCGGCAATACCAACTGGTACGACAGTGTGCCAACAGCTTGGACGCAGCTTGCCACACTCGCAGTCTTTCTGTTCTTCTGCTGGGTTGCCAGCCGCGGCGTGCCGGTCATCAAGACCCTCTCAACAATCGCTGGTACTTCAATGTTTGTGATGTCAATTTTATTTATCATCATGATGTTTGCAGCACCCGTGATTAATCCGCATGCCGGCTACCTCAACATTAACTGGAACTGGAAGAATTTCATGCCAACATTCAACATGAAATATTTCACCTCGTTATCAATTCTAGTTTTCGCCGTTGGTGGTGCTGAGAAAATTTCACCATACGTTAACAACTTAAAGGACCCATCGAGGAACTTTCCAAAAGCAATGATTGGGCTAGCTGTAATGGTTATGGTCTCAGCAATTTTGGGTACTATTGCGATGGCAATGATGTTCGATCCTAAAATCGTCAGCAGCCATCTAAACGAATACATTTCTAATGGTCCTTACATGGCCTTTAACAAGCTGGGACAATACTATCACGTCGGTGGTTTGTTCATGTATATTTATGCTTGGTGCAATGTTATCGGGCAGTTTTCAACTTTAGTTATCAGTATCGATGCGCCATTGAGAATGCTCTTAGGAAGTAAAGAAGCAAAAGACTTCATCCCTAATAAATTACTCAAGTTAAATAAGCACGGTGCCTATATCAACGGTATCTGGTTAATTGTTATCTTATCTGGTGGTCTAATTGTCCTGCAAGCCTTGATGCCAAATGCTCAAGCTGTAATGGCTCAACTAGTTAAGTTAAATTCAATTATCATGCCCGTTCGTTACCTGTGGGTCTTTGTCGCTTACGTGGCATTACGTAAACAATATAAGAAATTTATTACTGACAGTACTTACCAAATGACAACTCACCAAGGTCTAGCATTTACAGCTGGTATCTGGTGCTTTGCCGTTACAACTGCATGTTGTATCTTGGGAATGTACTCACCTGATCCATTTACATTGACATTAAATATTGCAACGCCAATTGTCCTATTCCTTCTTGGTTTAATCTTACCGACAATCAAGCGCCATCAAGATGCCAAAATGTAA